A single region of the Streptomyces sp. ITFR-16 genome encodes:
- a CDS encoding sulfatase: MKAVMVMFDSLNRHLLPPYGADWIHAPNFRRLSERTVTYDTCYAGSMPCMPARRELHTGRHNFLHRGWGPLEPFDDSMPEILKRHGVYTHLVSDHQHYWEDGGATYHGRYNSWEFFRGQEGDAWKGQVADPEIPDSPRATRNDLWRQDWVNRQYLDTEAKQPQTLTFDAGLEFLRTNHAEDNWFVQIETFDPHEPFFTQDHYKDLYPHDYDGPHFDWPDYNRVTETEDQERHVRHEYAALLSMCDHSLGRVLDAMDAHGLWDDTLLVVCTDHGYLLGEKGWWAKVVTPWYNELVHTPLFVHDPRSPERDGTRDASLVQTIDLAPTLLDFFGAGRTPDMQGRPLREAGSQEDRPPREAALFGMFGGHVNVTDGRYVYMRACPDDRNQPLYEHTLMPTRIRGRFTPEELAGLTLAEPFAFTKGVRTLRIAAHPSPLLGPQRFGTLLFDLETDPHQEKPLVDDGVELRMIRLLVESLAASEAPDDQYARLGLPRDPDEVGPAHLLVAAQRERAEAAREPAARSDEFTEGALNLRTPLAELLAEPAAADAVRRLVPGLLDTELLTVRGAGTLLQIAAFSGHPGRPQLTALADELARLFPLSPTDDGATRR, translated from the coding sequence GTGAAGGCCGTCATGGTGATGTTCGACAGCCTCAACCGGCACCTGCTGCCGCCGTACGGCGCCGACTGGATCCACGCACCGAACTTCCGCCGCCTCTCGGAACGCACCGTCACCTACGACACCTGCTATGCGGGCTCCATGCCCTGCATGCCGGCCCGGCGCGAACTGCACACCGGACGCCACAACTTCCTGCACCGCGGCTGGGGTCCCCTGGAGCCGTTCGACGACTCGATGCCCGAGATCCTGAAGCGGCACGGCGTCTACACCCACCTCGTCAGCGACCACCAGCACTACTGGGAGGACGGCGGCGCCACCTACCACGGCCGCTACAACTCCTGGGAGTTCTTCCGGGGCCAGGAGGGCGACGCCTGGAAGGGGCAGGTCGCGGACCCCGAGATCCCCGACAGCCCGCGCGCCACCCGCAACGACCTGTGGCGCCAGGACTGGGTCAACCGGCAGTACCTGGACACCGAGGCGAAGCAGCCGCAGACCCTCACCTTCGACGCCGGCCTGGAGTTCCTGCGGACCAACCACGCCGAGGACAACTGGTTCGTCCAGATCGAGACCTTCGACCCGCACGAACCCTTCTTCACCCAGGACCACTACAAGGACCTCTACCCGCACGACTACGACGGCCCGCACTTCGACTGGCCCGACTACAACCGGGTCACCGAGACCGAGGACCAGGAACGCCACGTCCGCCACGAGTACGCCGCGCTGCTCTCCATGTGCGACCACTCGCTGGGCCGGGTCCTCGACGCGATGGACGCACACGGTCTGTGGGACGACACCCTGCTCGTCGTCTGCACCGACCACGGCTATCTGCTGGGCGAGAAGGGCTGGTGGGCCAAGGTCGTCACCCCCTGGTACAACGAACTGGTCCACACCCCGCTCTTCGTGCACGACCCACGCAGCCCCGAGCGGGACGGCACCCGCGACGCCTCACTGGTCCAGACGATCGACCTCGCCCCGACGCTCCTCGACTTCTTCGGCGCCGGCCGTACCCCGGACATGCAGGGCCGCCCCCTGCGCGAGGCCGGGTCCCAGGAGGACCGGCCCCCGCGTGAGGCAGCCCTGTTCGGGATGTTCGGCGGCCATGTGAACGTCACCGACGGCCGGTACGTCTACATGCGGGCCTGCCCCGACGACCGCAACCAGCCGCTGTACGAGCACACCCTGATGCCCACCCGCATCAGAGGCCGCTTCACCCCCGAGGAACTCGCCGGTCTGACCCTGGCCGAGCCCTTCGCCTTCACCAAAGGCGTCCGCACCCTCAGGATCGCCGCCCACCCCTCGCCCCTGCTCGGGCCGCAGCGCTTCGGCACGCTCCTCTTCGACCTGGAGACCGACCCGCACCAGGAGAAGCCGCTCGTCGACGACGGCGTCGAGCTGCGCATGATCCGGCTGCTGGTGGAGAGCCTGGCCGCGAGCGAGGCCCCCGACGACCAGTACGCGCGGCTGGGCCTCCCGCGCGACCCGGACGAGGTGGGCCCGGCCCATCTGCTGGTCGCCGCCCAGCGCGAGCGCGCCGAGGCGGCCCGTGAACCGGCCGCCAGATCGGACGAGTTCACGGAGGGTGCGCTCAACCTCCGTACACCGCTGGCCGAGCTGCTCGCGGAACCGGCCGCCGCCGACGCCGTCCGCCGCCTCGTCCCCGGCCTGCTCGACACCGAGCTGCTCACCGTCCGGGGCGCCGGCACCCTCCTCCAGATCGCCGCGTTCTCCGGCCACCCCGGGCGGCCCCAGCTCACCGCCCTCGCCGACGAACTGGCCCGCCTCTTCCCGCTTTCCCCGACCGACGACGGAGCGACCCGCCGATGA
- a CDS encoding arylsulfatase, with product MTTSTRRDPYDGFPGRIGRTFAESEPAWPAPGGPGEKAPNIVVVLVDDMGYSDIGPFGSEIATPTLDALADEGVRLSNYHTMPLCSPARAALLTGLNPHRVGYAMVANSDPGFPGYGMEIADDIPTLAELLHDSGYATYAVGKWHLVRDSASNAADDRDNWPLRKGFDQYYGVLEGLTSLFHPHQLVRDNSPLDIDEFPDDYYYTDDITDQAISMVKSLRAHDPDKPFFLYLAHNAVHGPLQAKEEDIARHRGRYDEGWDVLRERRFAAQIADGLFPPGTELPERNSEAGQDVPAWDSLTEEQQRLYARYMEVYAALVDNIDQNLGRLTDTLDALGELDNTIIVFTSDNGGTGEGGAEGTRSYFSRFVHHPALPGDWTPDVDRDPALIGGPRSLVHYPRGWGMASNTPFRLYKGHTYAGGVRVPFVLSWPRGAREGQLTPGLRPQYQYVTDIAPTLLELAGLRRPAERRGVTLQEPDGVSIAPVLADPAHTSTHPEQYCEMTGNRSYYRDGHKLVTLHRPGTPYDDSEWALYDIRTDPTEIHDLSADLPGLVKELSAAWENAAWRNGVFPLPDGSGALARRNPAERRLSRPLTLLPGTPELERYRSSRLVALRSFEIAVAIDETGEGVLVSHGDQGGGYSLYVEGGRLRLAYNEYGVLHESDAGPLAPGEHLVVLAAIAEQGLRWSFTVSVDGEARATPPSVHQLIGMAPFQGISVGIDRKSPVSWPLFERHRSFRFQGRLRSVTYRPGEPGPDSPEAVAQALKEAAAAFE from the coding sequence ATGACCACCAGCACCCGCCGCGACCCCTACGACGGCTTCCCCGGCCGCATCGGCCGCACCTTCGCCGAGTCGGAACCGGCCTGGCCGGCACCCGGCGGCCCGGGGGAGAAGGCGCCGAACATCGTCGTCGTCCTCGTCGACGACATGGGCTACAGCGACATCGGCCCGTTCGGCTCAGAGATCGCCACCCCCACCCTCGACGCCCTGGCCGACGAGGGCGTACGGCTGAGCAACTACCACACCATGCCGCTCTGCTCCCCGGCCCGCGCCGCCCTCCTCACCGGCCTCAACCCCCACCGCGTCGGCTACGCCATGGTCGCCAACTCCGACCCCGGCTTCCCCGGTTACGGCATGGAGATCGCCGACGACATCCCCACCCTCGCCGAGCTGCTGCACGACTCGGGCTACGCCACCTACGCGGTCGGCAAGTGGCACCTGGTCCGCGACTCCGCGTCCAACGCCGCCGACGACCGCGACAACTGGCCGCTGCGCAAGGGATTCGACCAGTACTACGGCGTGCTGGAAGGGCTCACCAGCCTCTTCCACCCGCACCAGCTGGTCCGCGACAACAGTCCGCTGGACATCGACGAGTTCCCCGACGACTACTACTACACCGACGACATCACCGACCAGGCGATCTCCATGGTGAAGTCGCTGCGCGCCCACGACCCGGACAAGCCGTTCTTCCTCTATCTGGCGCACAACGCCGTCCACGGCCCCCTCCAGGCCAAGGAGGAGGACATCGCCCGCCACCGGGGACGCTACGACGAGGGCTGGGACGTGCTGCGCGAACGCCGCTTCGCCGCCCAGATCGCCGACGGCCTCTTCCCGCCCGGTACCGAACTCCCCGAGCGCAACAGCGAGGCGGGCCAGGACGTGCCGGCCTGGGACAGCCTCACAGAGGAGCAACAACGGCTGTACGCGCGCTACATGGAGGTGTACGCGGCGCTCGTCGACAACATCGACCAGAACCTCGGCCGGCTCACCGACACCCTCGACGCACTCGGTGAACTCGACAACACCATCATCGTCTTCACCTCCGACAACGGGGGAACCGGCGAGGGCGGCGCCGAGGGCACCCGCTCCTACTTCAGCCGTTTCGTCCACCACCCCGCCCTCCCCGGTGACTGGACCCCGGACGTCGACCGCGACCCCGCCCTCATCGGCGGCCCGCGCAGCCTGGTGCACTACCCGCGCGGCTGGGGCATGGCCTCCAACACCCCCTTCCGCCTCTACAAGGGACACACCTATGCGGGCGGGGTGCGCGTCCCCTTCGTGCTCTCCTGGCCCAGGGGGGCACGCGAGGGACAACTCACCCCGGGCCTGCGCCCGCAGTACCAGTACGTCACCGACATCGCCCCCACCCTGCTGGAGCTGGCCGGCCTCCGGCGGCCCGCCGAACGGCGCGGAGTCACCCTCCAGGAGCCGGACGGCGTCAGCATCGCCCCGGTGCTCGCCGACCCCGCGCACACCTCCACCCACCCCGAGCAGTACTGCGAGATGACCGGCAACCGCAGCTACTACCGCGACGGCCACAAGCTCGTCACCCTGCACCGGCCCGGCACGCCCTACGACGACTCCGAGTGGGCGCTGTACGACATCAGGACCGACCCGACCGAGATCCACGACCTCTCGGCCGACCTGCCCGGCCTGGTCAAGGAGCTGTCGGCGGCCTGGGAGAACGCGGCGTGGCGCAACGGCGTCTTCCCGCTCCCCGACGGCAGCGGGGCGCTCGCCCGCCGCAACCCGGCCGAGCGGCGGCTGTCCCGCCCGCTGACCCTGCTGCCCGGGACCCCCGAGCTGGAGCGCTACCGCTCCTCGCGGCTGGTCGCCCTGCGCTCCTTCGAGATCGCCGTGGCGATCGACGAGACCGGGGAAGGGGTACTGGTGTCCCACGGCGACCAGGGCGGCGGCTACAGCCTCTACGTCGAGGGCGGACGCCTGCGTCTCGCGTACAACGAGTACGGGGTGCTGCACGAGAGCGACGCAGGGCCGCTCGCACCCGGGGAACACCTCGTCGTGCTCGCGGCCATCGCCGAACAGGGGCTGCGCTGGAGCTTCACGGTCAGCGTGGACGGCGAGGCACGGGCCACCCCGCCCAGTGTCCACCAGCTCATCGGGATGGCCCCCTTCCAGGGCATCAGCGTCGGCATCGACCGCAAGTCCCCGGTTTCCTGGCCCCTGTTCGAGCGCCACCGCTCCTTCCGCTTCCAGGGCCGGCTGCGCTCGGTGACCTACCGCCCGGGGGAGCCGGGGCCCGACTCCCCGGAGGCCGTGGCGCAGGCGCTGAAGGAGGCGGCGGCCGCGTTCGAGTGA
- a CDS encoding formylglycine-generating enzyme family protein, which yields MTACCTPGRPCTGVLPLPGVRRAAPPPAVAGRAMAELPGGVFRMGDAFGEGYPTDREGPVREVTVAPFAIGTAAVSNADWAAFADATGYRTDAERYGSSYVFHLLVAPAAGRHVIGRVPGAPWWLGVEGAYWKAPEGPGSELGDWDDHPVVHISHDDARAYCDWAGLRLPTEAEWEYAARGGLDGARYPWGDELTPGGREMCNTWRGLFPHRSDRPGGRIGTVPVTAYEPNGYGLHNTSGNVWEWCADAYGPGERVIRGGSYLCHSSYCNRYRVAARSHNTPDSSTGHGGFRCARDLAPEGRARS from the coding sequence ATGACCGCCTGCTGCACACCCGGCCGCCCCTGTACGGGCGTCCTGCCCCTGCCCGGGGTGCGCCGCGCGGCCCCGCCGCCCGCCGTCGCGGGACGGGCGATGGCCGAACTGCCCGGCGGGGTCTTCCGGATGGGCGACGCCTTCGGAGAGGGCTACCCCACGGACCGGGAGGGGCCCGTGCGCGAGGTGACCGTCGCCCCGTTCGCCATCGGCACCGCCGCCGTCAGCAACGCGGACTGGGCCGCCTTCGCCGACGCCACCGGCTACCGCACCGACGCCGAGCGCTACGGCAGCTCGTACGTGTTCCATCTGCTCGTCGCCCCGGCCGCCGGCCGCCATGTCATCGGAAGGGTGCCCGGCGCACCCTGGTGGCTGGGCGTCGAGGGGGCGTACTGGAAGGCGCCCGAGGGTCCCGGCTCCGAACTCGGCGACTGGGACGACCACCCCGTCGTCCACATCTCCCACGACGACGCCCGCGCCTACTGCGACTGGGCCGGGCTGCGGCTGCCCACCGAGGCCGAGTGGGAGTACGCCGCCCGGGGCGGACTCGACGGCGCCCGCTACCCGTGGGGCGACGAACTCACCCCCGGCGGACGGGAGATGTGCAACACCTGGCGCGGCCTGTTCCCGCACCGCTCGGACCGCCCCGGCGGCCGCATCGGCACCGTGCCCGTGACCGCGTACGAACCCAACGGCTACGGCCTCCACAACACCTCCGGCAACGTCTGGGAGTGGTGCGCCGACGCCTACGGCCCCGGCGAACGCGTCATCCGGGGCGGCTCCTACCTCTGCCACTCCTCGTACTGCAACCGCTACCGCGTCGCGGCCCGCTCCCACAACACCCCCGACTCCTCCACCGGGCACGGCGGCTTCCGCTGTGCCCGGGACCTCGCCCCGGAAGGACGTGCCCGCTCGTGA
- a CDS encoding MFS transporter yields MTGSRATSPQAARSPKTGHGSGIALLVICSCQLMVVLDITIVNIALPHIQTSLGFSTENLSWVVNAYTLTFGGLLLLGGRLGDILGRRRVFMFGVALFVLASLLGGLSQESWQLLAARSLQGVGGAIASPTALSLITTTFSEGPERNRAFGVFAAVSAGGSAIGLLAGGLLVEWLDWRWIFFVNVPIGLLIVLATRRYIRESERHPGHFDVIGALTATLGMVSLVYGFIRASEEGWSDTLTLVAFAAAVVLLASFVMIENRSRQPITPLWMFRDRNRAGTYGMMLSLAAAMFGMFFFLTLFVQNILEFSPLRTGLAFLPVSAIIAVGAGITSQLLPKFGPKPFMVTGAVLAAVGLGWLTQTDVHSTYLGSLLGPVLVFGLGMGLQFVSLTLMAVSGVQSKEAGAASGILNTTQQVGGSLGLSILVTVFGTASRNEATDQVPKFLAEATPGQRAEFRRTGQLPGQWGDQVLASGVSSAFVVAAAFALAAALIALFVIQVRPSDLERLRGGGAMPGAPVDDAEQTADGADTRGPAAEPSDPGDGERPDAAP; encoded by the coding sequence ATGACAGGCTCCCGAGCGACATCCCCGCAGGCTGCCCGGTCCCCGAAGACGGGACACGGCAGCGGGATCGCCCTACTCGTCATCTGCTCGTGCCAGCTGATGGTGGTCCTCGACATCACCATCGTGAACATCGCCCTCCCGCACATCCAGACCTCCCTGGGCTTCTCGACCGAGAACCTGTCCTGGGTGGTCAACGCGTACACGCTGACGTTCGGCGGGCTGCTCCTGCTGGGCGGTCGGCTGGGCGACATCCTGGGCCGCCGCCGCGTCTTCATGTTCGGCGTCGCCCTCTTCGTGCTCGCCTCCCTGCTCGGCGGACTCTCCCAGGAGTCGTGGCAACTGCTCGCCGCGCGGTCCCTCCAGGGTGTCGGCGGCGCGATCGCCTCACCCACCGCCCTGTCGCTCATCACCACGACCTTCAGTGAAGGCCCGGAGCGCAACAGGGCGTTCGGCGTGTTCGCCGCCGTCTCGGCGGGCGGCAGCGCCATCGGCCTGCTCGCGGGAGGTCTGCTGGTGGAGTGGCTGGACTGGCGGTGGATCTTCTTCGTCAACGTCCCCATCGGCCTGCTGATCGTCCTCGCCACCCGCCGCTACATCCGGGAGTCCGAACGCCATCCCGGCCACTTCGACGTCATCGGCGCCCTGACCGCGACCCTCGGCATGGTCTCCCTCGTCTACGGCTTCATCCGCGCCTCCGAGGAGGGCTGGAGCGACACCCTCACGCTGGTCGCCTTCGCGGCGGCCGTGGTGCTGCTCGCCTCGTTCGTCATGATCGAGAACCGCTCCCGGCAGCCCATCACCCCGCTGTGGATGTTCCGCGACCGCAACCGCGCCGGCACCTACGGGATGATGCTCAGCCTGGCCGCGGCGATGTTCGGGATGTTCTTCTTCCTGACCCTGTTCGTGCAGAACATCCTGGAGTTCAGCCCGCTCAGGACCGGCCTCGCCTTCCTGCCGGTCAGCGCCATCATCGCGGTCGGCGCCGGCATCACCTCCCAGCTGCTGCCCAAGTTCGGGCCCAAGCCCTTCATGGTGACGGGCGCGGTCTTGGCGGCCGTGGGGCTGGGCTGGCTGACACAGACCGACGTCCACAGCACGTACCTCGGCAGTCTCCTCGGCCCGGTGCTGGTGTTCGGCCTCGGCATGGGGCTGCAGTTCGTGTCCCTGACGCTGATGGCCGTGTCGGGTGTGCAGTCGAAGGAGGCCGGCGCGGCCTCCGGCATCCTCAACACCACGCAGCAGGTGGGCGGATCGCTCGGCCTGTCCATCCTCGTCACCGTCTTCGGTACGGCCAGCCGCAACGAGGCCACCGACCAGGTGCCGAAGTTCCTCGCCGAAGCCACCCCCGGCCAGCGCGCCGAGTTCCGCAGGACCGGACAGCTCCCCGGGCAGTGGGGTGACCAGGTGCTGGCGTCCGGCGTCTCCAGCGCGTTCGTCGTCGCCGCGGCCTTCGCCCTGGCCGCCGCGCTGATCGCCCTGTTCGTCATCCAGGTGCGCCCCTCCGACCTGGAACGCCTGCGCGGCGGCGGCGCGATGCCGGGGGCGCCGGTGGACGACGCGGAGCAGACCGCGGACGGCGCCGATACGCGGGGCCCGGCCGCCGAGCCGTCGGATCCGGGTGACGGCGAGCGGCCCGACGCGGCGCCATGA
- a CDS encoding GH92 family glycosyl hydrolase: MSGTGAGARLVEDPADYVDPLIGTGRGGSTVGEINNFPGPAAPFGMMQFSPDTPGSYAGYQYHSDRIRGFSLDHASVGCTAFGDVPILPVTGEVGPAPWDRTEAFSHTDEKAEPGYYAVTLDDSKVRAELTASTRTGLAAFTFPEGADAAQVLVKGGASLAGNKKADLRIVGDREVTGSATTGNFCGKGNEYTVHYAITFDRPFTAHGTWDGTSVSRDGDTADAPKAGAYLTFDTDTSRTVRAKVAMSYVSVAGAEANMAAEVPGWSLPELRKQTRDRWSEALGRVRVAGRDTDELKTFYTALYHSLMHPNTFNDADGRYIGFDDKVRTLPKGRTQYANFSDWDTYRSLAPLQAMLWPKEASDMAQSLVNDAVQGGWWPRWPLANDYTGQMTGDNSVALIANLYAFGARDFDLKTALKYLVKGATTVDGTPGAYQERPDIAQYAERGYAPNNDASRGDHQRVGGSVTLEWAIDDFAIARLAHAAKDTATERTFTRRGQNWQNILNPATGYLQPRGEDGRFPDGPGFQPPPEGKFGQDGFDEGNAAQYNWLVPQNTAGLIAAMGGRDVASARLDTFFTKLNAGPNEPYMWAGNEINFGVPWVYNHLGTPWKTQKAVRDIATTLFSPTPDGEPGNDDLGAQSSWYVWAALGLYPSTPGTPDLAVHSPLFERAVLDLPGRGTDLDIRAPKASAGTPYVHGLKLDGRNWERTFLPQSAVRDGGRLDFALSATPDTHWATAKSAAPPSYRTGERPFLAAATPNQSTAEPGGKGAEITVTGQRLAGHDRSLKVTAEAPEGLKASAASSTMKLDPATGSGSAALTVTADPRTPEGYYEVPLTVRGGGAGPVVRLSAIVLVAPEGSLAAAYDTTGLSDDADHGQGDFDGDGNSYSRQALADAGLKGGARIEVSGTSFVWPAAPQGRPDHVAADGQTIVPGEAAKDARRLLFVGSATDGDHKGSATVTFTDGSTAGADLSFGDWTLPGGGSEPVLGNTLVARTAHRNQSGGTGAAAYVFATTPFEVPEGKQVRSVTLPHDLDLHVFAVGLG; encoded by the coding sequence TTGTCAGGTACGGGGGCCGGCGCCCGGCTGGTCGAGGACCCCGCCGACTACGTCGACCCGTTGATCGGCACCGGCCGCGGTGGCTCCACCGTGGGCGAGATCAACAACTTCCCGGGCCCCGCCGCCCCGTTCGGGATGATGCAGTTCTCACCCGACACGCCGGGCTCGTACGCCGGGTACCAGTACCACAGCGACCGCATCCGCGGCTTCAGCCTCGATCACGCCTCCGTGGGCTGCACCGCCTTCGGCGACGTGCCGATCCTGCCGGTGACCGGCGAGGTCGGGCCCGCGCCCTGGGACCGTACCGAGGCCTTCTCGCACACGGACGAGAAGGCGGAGCCCGGCTACTACGCGGTGACGCTCGACGACTCGAAGGTGCGGGCCGAGCTCACCGCCTCCACCCGGACCGGACTGGCCGCCTTCACCTTCCCCGAGGGAGCCGACGCGGCCCAGGTCCTGGTCAAGGGCGGTGCCAGCCTGGCCGGCAACAAGAAGGCCGACCTGCGGATCGTCGGCGACCGGGAGGTCACCGGGTCCGCCACCACCGGCAACTTCTGCGGCAAGGGCAACGAGTACACCGTCCACTACGCGATCACCTTCGACCGCCCCTTCACCGCGCACGGAACCTGGGACGGCACCTCCGTCTCCCGGGACGGCGACACCGCGGACGCGCCGAAGGCCGGCGCCTACCTCACCTTCGACACGGACACCTCGCGCACCGTGCGGGCCAAGGTCGCGATGAGTTACGTCTCCGTGGCCGGCGCCGAGGCCAACATGGCGGCCGAGGTGCCCGGCTGGAGCCTGCCGGAGCTGCGGAAGCAGACCAGGGACCGCTGGAGCGAGGCGCTGGGCAGGGTCCGTGTGGCGGGCCGCGACACCGACGAGCTCAAGACCTTCTACACCGCGCTCTACCACTCGCTGATGCACCCGAACACCTTCAACGACGCCGACGGCCGCTACATCGGCTTCGACGACAAGGTGCGCACCCTGCCGAAGGGCCGTACCCAGTACGCGAACTTCTCCGACTGGGACACCTACCGCTCGCTCGCCCCGCTCCAGGCGATGCTGTGGCCGAAGGAGGCGAGCGACATGGCCCAGTCGCTCGTCAACGACGCGGTGCAGGGCGGCTGGTGGCCGCGCTGGCCGCTGGCCAACGACTACACCGGCCAGATGACCGGCGACAACTCCGTGGCCCTGATCGCCAACCTGTACGCCTTCGGCGCCCGTGACTTCGATCTGAAGACGGCGCTGAAGTACCTGGTCAAGGGTGCCACCACTGTGGACGGCACCCCGGGTGCCTACCAGGAGCGGCCGGACATCGCCCAGTACGCCGAGCGCGGCTACGCGCCCAACAACGACGCCTCGCGCGGCGACCACCAGCGCGTCGGCGGCTCGGTCACCCTGGAGTGGGCGATCGACGACTTCGCCATCGCACGGCTCGCCCACGCCGCGAAGGACACCGCGACCGAGCGCACCTTCACCCGGCGCGGCCAGAACTGGCAGAACATCCTCAACCCCGCGACCGGCTACCTTCAGCCGCGCGGCGAGGACGGCCGCTTCCCGGACGGCCCCGGCTTCCAGCCGCCGCCGGAGGGCAAGTTCGGCCAGGACGGCTTCGACGAGGGCAACGCCGCCCAGTACAACTGGCTCGTCCCGCAGAACACGGCGGGCCTGATCGCGGCGATGGGCGGCCGGGACGTGGCCTCCGCGCGGCTCGACACCTTCTTCACCAAGCTCAACGCCGGCCCCAACGAGCCCTACATGTGGGCGGGCAACGAGATCAACTTCGGTGTGCCCTGGGTCTACAACCACCTCGGCACGCCGTGGAAGACGCAGAAGGCGGTCCGGGACATCGCCACGACCCTCTTCAGCCCCACCCCCGACGGCGAACCGGGCAACGACGACCTCGGGGCCCAGTCCTCCTGGTACGTCTGGGCCGCCCTGGGCCTCTACCCCTCGACACCCGGAACGCCCGATCTGGCCGTGCACAGCCCGCTGTTCGAGCGCGCGGTGCTGGACCTGCCGGGCCGGGGCACCGACCTCGACATCCGGGCCCCGAAGGCCTCGGCCGGCACGCCCTACGTCCACGGGCTGAAGCTCGACGGCCGGAACTGGGAGCGCACCTTCCTGCCGCAGTCGGCGGTACGCGACGGCGGGCGGCTCGACTTCGCGCTCTCCGCCACCCCCGACACCCACTGGGCGACCGCGAAGAGTGCCGCGCCGCCCTCGTATCGCACCGGTGAACGCCCGTTCCTCGCGGCCGCGACCCCCAACCAGAGCACCGCCGAACCCGGCGGCAAGGGAGCGGAGATCACCGTCACCGGCCAACGCCTCGCCGGCCACGACCGGAGCCTGAAGGTCACGGCCGAGGCCCCCGAGGGACTGAAGGCGAGCGCGGCGAGCAGCACGATGAAGCTCGACCCCGCGACCGGCTCCGGCTCCGCGGCACTCACCGTCACCGCGGACCCGAGGACGCCGGAGGGCTACTACGAGGTCCCGTTGACCGTACGCGGGGGCGGCGCCGGTCCCGTCGTACGGCTGTCCGCGATCGTGCTGGTGGCCCCGGAGGGCAGTCTCGCGGCGGCGTACGACACCACCGGCCTCTCCGACGACGCCGACCACGGCCAGGGCGACTTCGACGGCGACGGCAACAGCTACTCGCGCCAGGCGCTGGCCGACGCGGGACTGAAGGGCGGCGCCCGCATCGAGGTGTCCGGCACCTCCTTCGTCTGGCCTGCCGCGCCGCAGGGCAGGCCCGACCATGTGGCGGCGGACGGGCAGACCATCGTGCCGGGGGAGGCGGCGAAGGACGCCCGGCGGCTGC